One window of the Leptospira koniambonensis genome contains the following:
- a CDS encoding NUDIX hydrolase has product MQEFRPENYLPDSNLWEEGKKTHLFKTPIFELISVPKVSPDKTISGNFFKVESKDWVNVIALTADENVILIDQYRHGLHSYCLEIPGGIAEKNSILESAQAELREETGFISDDWEYLGKVSANPAFMNNWCHTYIARNVYPHPGGQELDESEQIEVYQYPLNKIPEILEKNILHHAMVVAAFGLFFLKYGEKKK; this is encoded by the coding sequence ATGCAAGAATTCCGCCCAGAAAATTACCTCCCCGATTCCAATCTTTGGGAAGAAGGAAAAAAAACTCACCTCTTCAAAACCCCAATTTTTGAGTTAATCTCCGTTCCGAAAGTTTCTCCAGACAAAACAATCTCGGGCAATTTTTTCAAAGTAGAATCTAAGGATTGGGTGAATGTAATCGCACTCACCGCAGACGAAAATGTAATCCTGATCGATCAATACAGACACGGATTACATTCTTATTGTTTGGAAATCCCAGGCGGGATCGCAGAAAAAAATTCTATCTTAGAATCTGCGCAGGCAGAGCTAAGAGAAGAGACTGGTTTTATCTCAGACGATTGGGAATATTTAGGAAAGGTTTCCGCAAATCCTGCCTTCATGAACAATTGGTGTCATACTTATATCGCCAGAAATGTTTATCCTCATCCGGGTGGGCAGGAACTGGATGAAAGCGAACAAATAGAAGTGTATCAATATCCATTAAACAAAATCCCCGAAATTTTAGAGAAAAATATCCTTCACCACGCAATGGTCGTGGCAGCATTTGGATTATTCTTTTTAAAATACGGAGAAAAGAAGAAGTAG